The Euphorbia lathyris chromosome 8, ddEupLath1.1, whole genome shotgun sequence genome has a window encoding:
- the LOC136203228 gene encoding EG45-like domain containing protein gives MSQLIRTSPILFLIFIISATIFHSSLADIGPAAHYSPPYLPTACFGNDQSQFPTDNMFAAAGEGLWDNGASCGRSYLVKCISASSTTICDTSKTIQVKIVDRAQTSVSKPSANGAIIVLSDVAFSQFTNSPASVVNVEFRQV, from the exons ATGTCTCAACTAATTAGAACTTCTCCAATTCTGTTCCTCATCTTTATCATATCAGCAACGATTTTTCACTCCTCTCTCGCTGATATCGGCCCCGCTGCTCATTACAGTCCCCCGTATTTAC CAACTGCGTGTTTCGGTAATGACCAGTCGCAGTTTCCAACGGACAACATGTTTGCAGCGGCTGGAGAAGGACTATGGGACAATGGGGCGTCATGTGGAAggagttatttggttaaatgTATAAGTGCATCTTCTACAACCATTTGTGACACATCAAAGACGATTCAGGTTAAGATTGTTGATCGTGCTCAAACTTCAGTTTCCAAACCTTCTGCTAATGGTGCTATTATTGTCCTCTCCGACGTTGCCTTTTCTCAGTTCACTAACTCTCCGGCTTCTGTTGTTAACGTCGAGTTTCGCCA GGTTTGA